A DNA window from Streptococcus mutans contains the following coding sequences:
- the lacD gene encoding tagatose-bisphosphate aldolase, which produces MTLTQEKRSYMEKLSDENGIISALAFDQRGALKRLMAQYQTQEPTIAQMEELKVLVAEELTPYASSMLLDPEYGLPATKHLDKNAGLLLAYEKTGYDTTSTKRLPDCLVEWSAKRLKKQGADAVKFLLYYDVDGDEEVNQQKQAYIERIGSECKAEDIPFFLEILAYDETITDAASVEYAKVKPHKVLDAMKVFSDERFGIDVLKVEVPVNMKYVEGFGDGPIVHTQDQAANFFKQQDQATPLPYIYLSAGVSAKLFQDTLVFAKESGANFNGVLCGRATWAGSVKDYIEKGEAAARQWLRTEGFKNIDELNKVLKATATSWKERA; this is translated from the coding sequence ATGACATTAACACAAGAAAAGCGCAGTTATATGGAAAAACTTAGTGATGAAAATGGAATTATTTCAGCTTTAGCTTTTGACCAGCGTGGTGCTTTAAAACGCTTGATGGCGCAGTATCAAACGCAAGAACCAACGATTGCTCAAATGGAAGAGCTGAAGGTCTTAGTAGCAGAAGAATTAACACCTTATGCTTCATCCATGCTGCTTGATCCAGAATATGGTCTTCCAGCAACAAAACATTTGGATAAAAATGCAGGTTTGCTCCTTGCTTATGAGAAGACTGGTTATGATACAACAAGCACTAAACGCTTGCCAGATTGTCTGGTTGAATGGTCAGCCAAACGTTTGAAAAAACAAGGTGCAGATGCTGTTAAATTCTTGCTCTACTATGATGTTGATGGTGATGAAGAAGTTAACCAGCAAAAACAGGCTTATATTGAACGAATTGGTTCTGAATGTAAGGCAGAAGATATTCCCTTTTTCCTTGAAATTTTAGCTTATGACGAAACCATTACTGATGCCGCAAGCGTTGAGTATGCTAAAGTAAAGCCTCATAAAGTGCTTGATGCTATGAAAGTCTTCTCAGACGAGCGTTTTGGCATTGATGTTCTGAAGGTTGAGGTTCCTGTTAACATGAAGTATGTCGAAGGTTTTGGTGATGGCCCAATTGTTCACACTCAAGATCAAGCAGCAAACTTCTTTAAACAACAAGATCAAGCAACACCGCTTCCCTATATTTATTTGAGTGCAGGTGTTTCTGCTAAGTTATTCCAAGATACGCTTGTTTTTGCAAAAGAGTCAGGGGCTAATTTTAACGGTGTCCTTTGCGGACGTGCCACATGGGCTGGTTCAGTTAAAGATTATATTGAAAAAGGCGAAGCAGCAGCCCGCCAGTGGCTTCGTACAGAAGGATTCAAGAATATTGATGAGCTGAATAAGGTTTTAAAAGCAACCGCAACGTCTTGGAAAGAAAGGGCTTAA
- a CDS encoding PTS sugar transporter subunit IIA has protein sequence MSQLFSEDTVFISKQKEKEEVFKEIAGKLLERKLVTSEYINNLIEREKNYPTALSLSPIDTSLPNIAIPHTESEYVTETRIVPVKLKYPIVFHNMILPDEEVTVSFLFMILNHNESEQAGLLAGIMDFINRQSISDLKVFFNLEDSHKIFDYLKQHY, from the coding sequence ATGTCACAGTTATTTAGCGAAGATACAGTATTTATTTCAAAACAAAAAGAAAAAGAAGAAGTATTCAAAGAGATTGCTGGAAAATTGCTGGAAAGAAAATTAGTGACATCAGAGTATATCAACAACTTAATTGAAAGAGAAAAAAATTATCCAACTGCTCTGTCCCTATCTCCGATTGATACAAGTTTACCAAATATTGCTATTCCTCATACAGAAAGCGAATATGTAACAGAAACTCGTATTGTACCGGTAAAACTAAAATATCCTATTGTTTTTCATAATATGATTCTGCCGGATGAAGAAGTGACTGTTTCATTCTTATTTATGATTTTAAATCATAATGAGAGTGAACAAGCAGGATTGCTGGCTGGAATAATGGATTTTATTAATCGGCAAAGTATTAGTGATTTGAAAGTCTTTTTCAATTTAGAAGATAGCCATAAAATTTTTGATTATTTAAAACAGCATTATTAA
- a CDS encoding PTS sugar transporter subunit IIB has protein sequence MIKILAACGAGVNSSHQIKSALESELTKRGYQVSCDAVMIKDINEDLLSHYDIFAQISKTDLGFDVTIPVVDAGPILYRIPVMAEPVYQKMEEIIKSLHT, from the coding sequence ATGATTAAAATTTTAGCTGCCTGTGGTGCAGGTGTGAATTCAAGCCATCAAATTAAGAGTGCATTGGAATCAGAATTGACAAAACGTGGTTATCAAGTATCGTGTGATGCTGTGATGATTAAAGATATTAATGAAGATCTACTCTCTCATTATGATATTTTTGCTCAAATTTCTAAAACGGATCTAGGCTTTGATGTTACTATCCCTGTGGTGGATGCAGGACCAATTCTTTATCGTATTCCTGTAATGGCAGAACCTGTCTATCAAAAGATGGAAGAAATTATTAAAAGTTTACATACGTAA
- a CDS encoding PTS galactitol transporter subunit IIC — MNVIIEFANAVFKPIIDLGAAPLMTVILTIIALCFRVKFTKALEGGIKLGIALTGISAIINILSTAFSGAMTDFVDRTGLHLNITDVGWAPLATITWGSPYTLYFLLVMLIVNIIMLVFHQTNTLDVDIFDIWHLSIVGLFAIFSGANLLVATVLVIFIGVLKIINSDVMKPTFNDLLGTGNENPMTTTHMNYMMNPIIMVFDKIFDKLFPWLDKYDFDAAKLNAKIGFWGSKFAIGVYLGIFVGLLAGQTPTQVISLAFTAAVCLELFSLIGSWFIAAVEPLSQGITNFASSKLKGRTLNIGLDWPFLAGRAEIWAAANILAPIMLFEAIILPGNKLLPLAGIIAMGVTPALLVVTRGKLIRMIIIGTIELPLFLWSGSLMAPFITETAKKVGAFPKGISSSTLISHTTMEGPIEKFLAYFAGKGTAGDVQYMLYAVIALAIYTLLFFWYVAQMKKRNQAYEEAK; from the coding sequence ATGAATGTGATAATTGAATTTGCCAATGCAGTCTTTAAGCCAATTATTGATCTTGGTGCGGCACCACTGATGACTGTCATTTTAACCATTATAGCTTTATGTTTTAGAGTGAAATTTACAAAAGCTTTGGAAGGCGGTATTAAATTAGGGATTGCCTTGACTGGTATTAGTGCCATCATCAACATTTTGTCTACTGCTTTTTCTGGAGCGATGACGGATTTTGTAGATCGTACTGGACTTCACTTAAATATTACTGATGTCGGTTGGGCACCACTAGCAACCATTACCTGGGGCTCTCCATATACATTATATTTTCTGTTAGTCATGCTTATTGTTAATATCATCATGTTGGTATTCCATCAAACAAATACCTTGGATGTTGATATCTTTGATATTTGGCACCTGTCTATTGTAGGTCTATTTGCTATTTTTAGTGGTGCAAATTTACTTGTTGCAACGGTTTTAGTCATCTTTATTGGAGTTTTAAAAATCATTAATTCTGATGTGATGAAACCGACTTTCAATGATTTATTGGGAACTGGCAATGAAAACCCCATGACAACAACTCACATGAATTACATGATGAACCCAATCATTATGGTATTTGATAAAATTTTTGATAAGCTGTTTCCTTGGTTGGATAAATATGATTTTGATGCTGCTAAATTAAATGCTAAAATTGGTTTTTGGGGTTCTAAATTTGCTATCGGTGTTTATTTGGGGATATTTGTTGGTTTGCTGGCTGGTCAAACTCCTACACAAGTGATTTCTCTAGCTTTTACAGCTGCAGTTTGTTTGGAGTTATTTTCACTGATTGGCTCTTGGTTTATCGCAGCTGTGGAACCGCTATCACAAGGAATTACAAATTTTGCTTCTTCCAAATTGAAAGGTCGCACATTAAATATTGGATTAGATTGGCCATTTCTTGCAGGTCGTGCAGAAATTTGGGCTGCTGCTAACATTTTAGCACCTATTATGCTATTTGAAGCCATTATTTTACCAGGGAACAAATTATTACCTCTTGCAGGAATTATTGCAATGGGTGTTACTCCAGCTTTATTGGTTGTAACACGCGGTAAGCTAATCAGAATGATTATTATTGGTACGATTGAATTGCCTCTGTTTTTGTGGTCAGGAAGTTTAATGGCACCGTTTATCACGGAAACTGCCAAAAAAGTTGGGGCATTTCCTAAGGGAATAAGCAGCTCGACATTAATCTCTCATACGACAATGGAAGGTCCTATTGAAAAATTTTTAGCTTATTTTGCAGGTAAGGGCACAGCTGGTGATGTGCAATACATGTTATATGCTGTGATTGCACTTGCTATTTATACTCTTTTATTTTTCTGGTATGTTGCTCAAATGAAAAAACGCAATCAAGCTTATGAAGAAGCGAAATAG
- the lacF gene encoding PTS lactose transporter subunit IIA yields the protein MNREEATLLGFEIVAYAGDARSKLLEALNAAQAGEYDRAEELVAAADDCIVDAHKAQTSLLAKEAQGDDIELSVTLMHGQDHLMTTILLKDLMKHLIELYKRGS from the coding sequence ATGAACAGAGAAGAAGCGACTCTTTTGGGGTTTGAAATTGTAGCCTATGCAGGAGATGCACGTTCTAAATTACTTGAAGCTTTGAATGCGGCACAGGCCGGTGAGTACGATAGGGCAGAAGAGCTTGTAGCTGCGGCAGATGACTGTATTGTTGATGCCCATAAAGCTCAAACAAGCCTTTTGGCTAAGGAAGCACAAGGCGATGATATTGAACTTAGTGTTACTTTAATGCACGGACAAGATCACCTGATGACAACCATACTTCTAAAAGATTTGATGAAACATTTAATTGAATTGTACAAAAGAGGGAGCTAA
- a CDS encoding lactose-specific PTS transporter subunit EIIC gives MNTLIAQIEKGKPFFEKISRNIYLRAIRDGFISAMPVILFSSIFLLIAYVPNIFGFTWPKGIENMLMTPYNYTMGIIGFLVAGTTAKSLTDSMNRQLEKTNQINFISTMLASMAGFLIMAADPAKEGGFLSAFMGTKGLLTAFIAAFITVNVYKVCVKNNVTIRMPEEVPPNISQVFKDIFPFAFSIIILYAIQLAIKAVIGVNVAQSIGTLLAPLFSAADGYLGITIIFGAYALFWFVGIHGPSIVEPAIAAITYSNVELNAHLIHAGQHADKVITSGTQMFIVTMGGTGATLVVPFMFMWLCKSKRNKAIGRASVVPTFFGVNEPILFGAPIVLNPVFFIPFILAPIVNVWIFKFFVDTLGMNSFFANLPWTTPGPIGIVLGTGFAVLSFVLAALLILVDTVIYYPFVKVYDEQILAEEAEGKSSSDALKEKVAANFDTKKADAILEGTESKEEPATHAITEETNVLVLCAGGGTSGLLANALNKAAEEYGAPVKAAAGSYGAHREILDQYQLVILAPQVASNYEDMKAETDKLGIKLAKTEGAQYIGLTRDGKGALAFVEEQFKD, from the coding sequence ATGAACACATTGATTGCTCAAATTGAAAAGGGAAAGCCTTTCTTTGAAAAAATTTCGCGTAATATTTATCTACGTGCTATTCGTGATGGGTTTATCTCGGCAATGCCGGTCATTCTATTTTCGAGTATTTTTCTGTTGATCGCTTATGTTCCTAATATCTTTGGTTTTACTTGGCCAAAAGGTATTGAAAACATGTTGATGACACCCTATAACTATACGATGGGGATTATTGGTTTCCTAGTGGCTGGTACAACTGCTAAATCACTAACGGATTCGATGAACCGCCAATTAGAAAAGACCAACCAGATTAATTTCATTTCAACAATGTTAGCTTCTATGGCCGGTTTCTTAATCATGGCAGCGGATCCAGCTAAAGAAGGTGGTTTCTTGAGTGCCTTTATGGGAACTAAGGGCTTGTTAACTGCTTTCATTGCAGCCTTTATTACTGTTAATGTCTACAAGGTTTGTGTTAAAAATAATGTCACCATTCGTATGCCTGAGGAGGTACCGCCAAATATCTCTCAAGTGTTTAAAGATATTTTTCCATTTGCCTTTTCCATTATTATTTTGTATGCTATCCAATTAGCTATTAAGGCAGTTATTGGAGTAAATGTGGCTCAGTCAATTGGAACCTTGCTTGCTCCTTTATTTTCAGCAGCCGATGGCTATCTTGGTATTACGATTATTTTTGGAGCTTACGCCTTGTTCTGGTTTGTCGGTATTCATGGTCCTTCTATTGTTGAGCCGGCTATTGCAGCCATTACATATTCAAATGTTGAATTGAATGCACATTTGATTCATGCTGGTCAACATGCTGATAAAGTGATTACCTCAGGCACTCAGATGTTTATTGTAACTATGGGTGGTACTGGTGCAACATTAGTTGTTCCCTTCATGTTCATGTGGTTATGTAAATCAAAACGCAATAAGGCTATTGGACGTGCTTCTGTTGTGCCAACTTTCTTTGGCGTCAATGAACCTATCTTGTTTGGAGCACCTATTGTTTTAAATCCAGTCTTTTTCATCCCTTTCATTCTTGCCCCAATTGTTAATGTTTGGATTTTTAAGTTTTTTGTTGATACCCTTGGAATGAACAGTTTCTTTGCTAATCTTCCATGGACAACACCCGGGCCAATAGGCATTGTCTTAGGAACTGGATTTGCTGTTTTATCTTTTGTTCTTGCAGCACTTTTAATCCTTGTAGATACTGTCATTTATTATCCTTTTGTTAAAGTTTATGATGAACAGATTTTGGCTGAAGAAGCTGAAGGTAAAAGTTCATCTGATGCTTTAAAAGAAAAAGTAGCAGCTAACTTTGATACGAAAAAAGCTGATGCTATTCTTGAAGGTACTGAATCTAAAGAAGAGCCAGCAACTCATGCTATCACTGAAGAAACAAATGTTCTCGTTTTATGTGCCGGCGGCGGTACCAGCGGTCTTTTAGCTAATGCTTTAAATAAAGCCGCAGAAGAATACGGAGCCCCTGTTAAGGCTGCAGCTGGAAGTTATGGCGCTCACCGCGAAATTTTAGACCAATACCAATTAGTCATCTTGGCTCCGCAAGTTGCTTCTAACTATGAGGATATGAAAGCAGAAACGGATAAACTTGGCATCAAATTAGCTAAGACCGAAGGTGCTCAATATATTGGTTTGACGCGTGATGGCAAGGGAGCGCTTGCCTTTGTGGAAGAACAATTTAAAGATTGA
- the lacG gene encoding 6-phospho-beta-galactosidase encodes MSKTLPKDFIFGGATAAYQAEGATHADGKGPVAWDKYLEDNYWYTAEPASDFYHQYPVDLKLAEEFGINGIRISIAWSRIFPKGYGAVNPKGLAFYHNLFAECHKRHVEPFVTLHHFDTPEALHSNGDFLNRENIEHFVNYAEFCFKEFPEVNYWTTFNEIGPIGDGQYLVGKFPPGIQYDLAKLFQSHHNMMVAHSKAVKLFKDGGYSGEIGVVHALPTKYPYDPNNPADIRAAELEDIIHNKFILDATYLGKYSEKTMEGVNHILAVNGGQLDLREEDFAALEAAKDLNDFLGINYYMSDWMRAFDGETEITHNAKGEKGSSKYQIKGVGRREAPVNVPKTDWDWIIYPQGLYDQIMRVKQDYPNYKKIYITENGLGYKDEFVNHTVYDDARIDYVKKHLEVLSDAIADGANVKGYFIWSLMDVFSWSNGYEKRYGLFYVDFDTQERYPKKSAYWYKKLAETQIID; translated from the coding sequence ATGAGCAAAACATTACCTAAAGATTTTATCTTTGGTGGTGCAACAGCAGCTTATCAGGCTGAAGGTGCCACTCATGCAGATGGGAAGGGTCCTGTTGCTTGGGATAAATATTTAGAAGATAACTATTGGTATACAGCTGAACCTGCCAGCGATTTCTATCATCAATATCCTGTTGATTTAAAGTTGGCAGAAGAATTTGGCATCAACGGTATTCGCATTTCCATTGCTTGGTCACGGATTTTTCCAAAAGGGTATGGAGCCGTTAACCCCAAAGGTCTTGCCTTTTATCATAATCTTTTTGCTGAATGCCATAAACGTCATGTGGAACCTTTTGTAACACTTCATCACTTTGATACCCCAGAGGCTTTGCATTCAAATGGTGACTTTCTCAATCGTGAAAATATAGAGCATTTTGTCAACTATGCTGAATTTTGCTTTAAAGAATTTCCAGAAGTGAATTATTGGACAACTTTCAATGAAATTGGCCCCATTGGTGATGGTCAGTATCTGGTTGGAAAATTTCCGCCGGGCATCCAATACGATCTTGCCAAGCTTTTCCAATCCCACCACAACATGATGGTTGCACATAGCAAGGCAGTCAAACTTTTCAAAGATGGTGGCTACTCTGGCGAAATTGGTGTGGTTCATGCTCTGCCAACCAAATATCCTTATGATCCAAACAACCCAGCAGATATTCGTGCGGCAGAATTAGAAGATATTATTCATAATAAATTCATCTTGGATGCGACTTATCTGGGTAAGTATTCTGAGAAAACTATGGAAGGGGTCAATCATATTTTGGCTGTCAATGGTGGTCAATTAGACCTTCGTGAGGAAGATTTTGCTGCTCTTGAAGCTGCTAAAGATCTCAATGATTTCTTGGGTATCAATTATTATATGAGTGATTGGATGCGTGCTTTTGATGGTGAAACCGAAATTACGCATAATGCTAAAGGCGAAAAAGGAAGTTCTAAGTACCAGATTAAGGGTGTCGGTCGCAGAGAAGCGCCAGTAAATGTTCCCAAAACAGATTGGGATTGGATCATTTATCCGCAAGGACTTTACGACCAAATCATGCGAGTTAAGCAGGACTATCCTAATTACAAGAAGATTTATATCACTGAAAATGGTCTTGGTTATAAGGATGAATTTGTGAATCATACTGTTTATGATGATGCCCGTATTGATTATGTTAAAAAACACTTAGAAGTTCTTTCAGATGCTATAGCAGACGGTGCCAATGTCAAAGGTTACTTTATCTGGTCTCTGATGGATGTCTTCTCATGGTCAAATGGTTATGAGAAGCGCTATGGTCTCTTTTATGTTGATTTTGATACGCAAGAGCGTTATCCCAAGAAAAGTGCCTACTGGTATAAAAAGTTAGCTGAGACCCAAATAATTGACTGA
- a CDS encoding aldose 1-epimerase family protein, whose translation MVIELKNEKVTVQFKEFGGALSSIKDQDGIEYLWQGNPYYWSSQAPVLFPICGSLRNDKGIYTSKKHSHRYGSIPRHGLVRKKNFRFEQLGKDSVVFTITPDKEMLMQYPYHFELKIIYTLKHTTIRTEYQVINKEKESIMPYFIGGHPGLNCPLFAGDRYEDYYLEFEKEETCTVPKSFPDTGLLDLQDRKIFLKGQKYLDLDYSLFTHDAITLDNLQSRSVSLRSKNHGGGLRLDFADFPYLILWSTANKSPFIALEPWSGLSTAVDESDYFEEKRNVSFVEPGQFDRNYFDITVL comes from the coding sequence ATGGTTATTGAACTAAAAAATGAAAAAGTAACTGTCCAGTTTAAAGAGTTTGGTGGTGCTTTGTCTTCTATCAAAGATCAAGATGGTATAGAATACCTATGGCAGGGAAATCCTTACTACTGGAGTTCTCAGGCACCGGTTCTTTTTCCTATTTGCGGCAGTTTAAGAAATGATAAGGGCATTTACACGTCTAAGAAACACTCACATCGTTATGGCAGCATCCCTAGACACGGCCTGGTGCGAAAGAAAAATTTTCGCTTTGAGCAACTGGGAAAAGACAGTGTTGTTTTTACCATTACTCCTGACAAAGAAATGCTGATGCAATATCCCTATCATTTTGAATTAAAGATTATCTACACTTTAAAGCATACAACTATTCGCACAGAGTATCAGGTTATTAACAAAGAAAAAGAAAGCATCATGCCTTATTTTATCGGAGGCCATCCCGGTTTGAACTGTCCCTTGTTTGCAGGAGATCGCTATGAAGACTACTATCTTGAATTTGAAAAGGAAGAAACCTGTACAGTACCAAAATCTTTTCCTGATACAGGGTTGCTTGATTTACAAGACAGAAAAATTTTCTTGAAAGGGCAGAAATACCTTGATTTGGATTATTCTTTGTTTACGCATGACGCCATTACTTTAGATAATCTACAATCAAGAAGTGTCAGTCTGCGTTCTAAAAATCACGGCGGAGGCCTGCGTTTGGATTTTGCAGATTTTCCTTACCTTATTCTTTGGTCAACAGCCAATAAGAGTCCTTTTATAGCCTTAGAACCTTGGAGCGGGTTGTCAACTGCGGTAGATGAATCAGATTATTTTGAAGAAAAACGCAATGTGAGCTTTGTAGAGCCCGGACAGTTTGATCGAAACTATTTTGACATCACTGTTTTATAA
- a CDS encoding DUF3884 family protein encodes MMTSLKKIAKNAISSAFEIVYILTFTNQKDVPNMTEEIKRLGKWYVNTGDEWICHSNLPLSEFQEKFLELTHLTSEQVFLTKDHLPFSK; translated from the coding sequence ATGATGACTTCTCTTAAAAAAATAGCTAAAAACGCCATCTCATCAGCCTTTGAGATAGTCTATATACTGACCTTCACCAATCAAAAAGATGTTCCGAATATGACAGAAGAAATCAAGCGATTGGGTAAGTGGTATGTCAATACTGGTGATGAATGGATTTGTCATTCAAATCTACCTTTATCCGAATTTCAAGAGAAATTTTTGGAGCTGACACATCTGACTTCTGAGCAAGTGTTCTTGACTAAAGATCATCTGCCATTTTCAAAATAA
- a CDS encoding cobalamin-independent methionine synthase II family protein — MTQSKFQLVGSLLRPADLLDYKNKIEHRDNIQYPFYDSFPGYRETETAEIKKVIADEKANGIDILTDGEYSKSMWHLDFIWGLKGIERYIADHGYTFKDHDGGQYETRKDIGIRITQPLSGKNHHFLDIYKLLKEEAGDTQTKLTIWGPAHAYTELTIFDKLAGEGQVYKTNDELKAGLIKAYKEFLTEYKEAGGEIIQFDDCLWELFDESNPASFFADGNAALADLADEFIAINNEVADYGHQLGLKVWTHNCRGNYESRSASGGTYEAIAEKFLRDQHYDRFFLEWDSDVSGDLKALASLKDKDAEVVLGLLSSKTTDLDDEERVLKLLEQASTILPKERLLLSHQCGFASCDSGNELAIPQQWAKIKQGQEIAKKFWG; from the coding sequence ATGACACAATCAAAATTCCAACTAGTTGGATCTCTTCTTCGTCCAGCTGATCTGCTTGACTATAAAAATAAAATTGAACATCGTGATAACATTCAGTATCCTTTTTATGATAGTTTTCCGGGTTATCGTGAAACAGAAACAGCAGAGATTAAAAAGGTCATTGCTGATGAAAAGGCAAATGGTATTGATATTTTGACAGATGGTGAATATTCTAAGTCCATGTGGCATTTAGATTTTATTTGGGGACTTAAAGGTATTGAACGTTACATTGCAGACCACGGCTACACTTTTAAAGACCATGATGGCGGACAGTACGAAACACGTAAAGACATCGGTATTCGCATTACCCAGCCACTTTCAGGTAAAAATCATCATTTTTTAGATATTTACAAACTGCTCAAGGAAGAAGCTGGTGATACGCAAACAAAATTAACGATTTGGGGACCTGCGCATGCTTATACTGAACTGACTATCTTTGATAAACTTGCTGGTGAAGGGCAAGTTTACAAAACCAATGACGAATTAAAAGCTGGTCTTATCAAGGCCTACAAGGAATTCTTGACAGAATACAAGGAAGCTGGCGGTGAGATTATCCAGTTTGATGACTGCCTTTGGGAACTTTTTGATGAATCAAATCCTGCTTCGTTTTTTGCTGATGGCAATGCTGCGCTGGCTGATTTAGCTGATGAATTCATTGCGATCAATAACGAGGTAGCTGATTACGGGCATCAATTAGGACTCAAAGTTTGGACACATAACTGCCGCGGAAATTATGAAAGCCGTTCTGCCTCAGGCGGAACTTATGAAGCGATTGCGGAAAAATTCTTGCGTGATCAACACTATGACCGCTTCTTCTTAGAATGGGACAGTGACGTCTCAGGTGATTTGAAGGCTCTTGCTTCTCTTAAAGATAAAGATGCTGAGGTTGTTCTTGGACTCCTTTCCAGTAAGACAACTGATCTTGATGATGAAGAACGTGTTCTCAAGTTATTAGAACAAGCCAGCACCATTTTGCCTAAGGAACGTTTGCTGCTGTCACATCAATGCGGTTTTGCCTCTTGTGATTCTGGCAATGAGTTGGCTATCCCGCAGCAATGGGCTAAAATCAAACAAGGCCAAGAAATCGCTAAGAAATTTTGGGGTTAA